A genome region from Macrobrachium rosenbergii isolate ZJJX-2024 chromosome 42, ASM4041242v1, whole genome shotgun sequence includes the following:
- the Flo2 gene encoding flotillin-2 isoform X2: MGNIHIAGPNEALVVSGGCCGATSKKTIVGGWAWAWWFVTDVQRLSLEVITLNPRCENVETSLGVQVTVTGVAQVKVMKEEKVLKIASEQFLGMPPEEIKGTILMTLEGHLRAILATLTVEEVYRDRDQFASLVREVAGMDVGRMGIEILSFTIKDVYDRVDYLSSLGKAQTAAVKRDADIGVAQANRDAGIREAEAEKAAMDVKYNTDTKIEDNARLYKLQKAQFDQQINTAKADAQLAYELQAAKTRQKIRSEEIAIEVVERRKQIEVEEQEIKRKEKELIATVRLPAEAESYRVETIAQGRRTQTVEAARAEAERIKRIGESEAYAVEAVGRAEAESMKLKANAYKQYGEAAIMSMVLESLPQIAAEVAAPLAKTEEIVMVGGADSVTSALTKVCGELPPAVHALTGVDLSKVLGKVPGATISPSAAPRVAPTAV; encoded by the exons GAGGCTGTTGTGGCGCCACATCGAAGAAGACCATCGTGGGAGGATGGGCGTGGGCCTGGTGGTTCGTCACCGACGTGCAGCGGCTCTCGCTCGAG GTGATCACACTGAATCCCCGCTGCGAGAACGTGGAGACGTCCCTGGGTGTCCAGGTCACGGTGACAGGCGTGGCGCAGGTTAAAGTCATGAAGGAGGAGAAGGTCCTGAAGATTGCCTCCGAGCAGTTCCTCGGAATGCCTCCCGAAGAGATCAAGGGCACCATCCTCATGACCCTTGAGGGTCATCTGAGAGCCATCCTTG caACTCTGACTGTGGAAGAAGTGTACAGAGACAGAGATCAGTTTGCATCCCTGGTCCGAGAGGTGGCTGGAATGGATGTCGGGAGAATGGGCATTGAGATTCTGTCCTTCACCATTAAG GACGTATATGACCGAGTGGATTACCTATCATCACTTGGAAAGGCACAGACTGCAGCCGTTAAAAGGGATGCAGATATTGGTGTAGCTCAGGCCAATAGGGATGCTGGTATCCGG GAAGCTGAAGCAGAGAAGGCAGCTATGGATGTCAAGTACAACACCGACACAAAGATCGAAGACAATGCCAGACTGTACAAACTGCAGAAGGCTCAGTTTGACCAGCAGATTAACACTGCT AAAGCAGATGCCCAATTAGCCTACGAATTGCAAGCCGCAAAAACACGACAAAAGATTCGAAGCGAAGAAATTGCCATTGAAGTTGTGGAAAGGAGAAAGCAGATTGAG GTTGAAGAGCAGGAAATCAAGCGCAAAGAGAAGGAGTTGATTGCCACTGTTCGTCTCCCTGCAGAAGCCGAGAGTTACAGAGTGGAAACCATTGCACAGGGTAGACGCACTCAG ACTGTTGAGGCAGCTAGAGCCGAGGCCGAGAGGATTAAGCGCATCGGTGAATCTGAAGCTTATGCTGTTGAAGCTGTGGGTAGAGCTGAGGCAGAGAGCATGAAGCTCAAGGCCAATGCCTACAAGCAGTACGGTGAAGCTGCAATCATGTCTATGGTATTGGAGAGCTTACCACAG ATTGCTGCTGAGGTTGCTGCTCCACTTGCAAAGACAGAGGAAATAGTTATGGTGGGTGGTGCAGATTCCGTCACCAGCGCTCTCACTAAAGTGTGTGGCGAATTACCGCCAGCCGTCCATGCCCTCACAGGAGTTGACCTGTCTAAG
- the Flo2 gene encoding flotillin-2 isoform X1 produces MGNIHTVGPNEALVVSGGCCGATSKKTIVGGWAWAWWFVTDVQRLSLEVITLNPRCENVETSLGVQVTVTGVAQVKVMKEEKVLKIASEQFLGMPPEEIKGTILMTLEGHLRAILATLTVEEVYRDRDQFASLVREVAGMDVGRMGIEILSFTIKDVYDRVDYLSSLGKAQTAAVKRDADIGVAQANRDAGIREAEAEKAAMDVKYNTDTKIEDNARLYKLQKAQFDQQINTAKADAQLAYELQAAKTRQKIRSEEIAIEVVERRKQIEVEEQEIKRKEKELIATVRLPAEAESYRVETIAQGRRTQTVEAARAEAERIKRIGESEAYAVEAVGRAEAESMKLKANAYKQYGEAAIMSMVLESLPQIAAEVAAPLAKTEEIVMVGGADSVTSALTKVCGELPPAVHALTGVDLSKVLGKVPGATISPSAAPRVAPTAV; encoded by the exons GAGGCTGTTGTGGCGCCACATCGAAGAAGACCATCGTGGGAGGATGGGCGTGGGCCTGGTGGTTCGTCACCGACGTGCAGCGGCTCTCGCTCGAG GTGATCACACTGAATCCCCGCTGCGAGAACGTGGAGACGTCCCTGGGTGTCCAGGTCACGGTGACAGGCGTGGCGCAGGTTAAAGTCATGAAGGAGGAGAAGGTCCTGAAGATTGCCTCCGAGCAGTTCCTCGGAATGCCTCCCGAAGAGATCAAGGGCACCATCCTCATGACCCTTGAGGGTCATCTGAGAGCCATCCTTG caACTCTGACTGTGGAAGAAGTGTACAGAGACAGAGATCAGTTTGCATCCCTGGTCCGAGAGGTGGCTGGAATGGATGTCGGGAGAATGGGCATTGAGATTCTGTCCTTCACCATTAAG GACGTATATGACCGAGTGGATTACCTATCATCACTTGGAAAGGCACAGACTGCAGCCGTTAAAAGGGATGCAGATATTGGTGTAGCTCAGGCCAATAGGGATGCTGGTATCCGG GAAGCTGAAGCAGAGAAGGCAGCTATGGATGTCAAGTACAACACCGACACAAAGATCGAAGACAATGCCAGACTGTACAAACTGCAGAAGGCTCAGTTTGACCAGCAGATTAACACTGCT AAAGCAGATGCCCAATTAGCCTACGAATTGCAAGCCGCAAAAACACGACAAAAGATTCGAAGCGAAGAAATTGCCATTGAAGTTGTGGAAAGGAGAAAGCAGATTGAG GTTGAAGAGCAGGAAATCAAGCGCAAAGAGAAGGAGTTGATTGCCACTGTTCGTCTCCCTGCAGAAGCCGAGAGTTACAGAGTGGAAACCATTGCACAGGGTAGACGCACTCAG ACTGTTGAGGCAGCTAGAGCCGAGGCCGAGAGGATTAAGCGCATCGGTGAATCTGAAGCTTATGCTGTTGAAGCTGTGGGTAGAGCTGAGGCAGAGAGCATGAAGCTCAAGGCCAATGCCTACAAGCAGTACGGTGAAGCTGCAATCATGTCTATGGTATTGGAGAGCTTACCACAG ATTGCTGCTGAGGTTGCTGCTCCACTTGCAAAGACAGAGGAAATAGTTATGGTGGGTGGTGCAGATTCCGTCACCAGCGCTCTCACTAAAGTGTGTGGCGAATTACCGCCAGCCGTCCATGCCCTCACAGGAGTTGACCTGTCTAAG